The following DNA comes from Balneolales bacterium ANBcel1.
CATCATCGGATGGTGCCGGCTTATCCTCTGCCGTATCATCAGCTGCTGCCTTTGGCTCTTCTTCGGCCGGGGCATCTCCAGTATCTGCACCATCGGTTTCCTGGGCAGGTTTGGATTCTTCAGCAATGGCTTGCGCCTCCTTGCTCTCTTCCACTTCAGTATCGGGACCGGCTGCATCTTTCGTCTGAACAGCATCATCCTGCTTCGGCTCATCTGCATCAGCCGGGTGGCTTTCTGTCTTGTCCGCCTTCTTCGCAGTTTCAGAAGTACTTTTTCCGTCAGTTGCCTTTTTCCCGGCACCTGCACGGCCTCGACGCGTGCGGCGTTTTTTCTTGCCACGAACTTCCGGTTGCTCGTCGTTAAAGTCAACCAGTTCTATCAAGGCTTCTTCAGCTGCATCTCCAAGCCTGGAGCCCAGTTTGATGATTCGGGTATAACCCCCGGGGCGATCTGCCACCATCGGACCAATTTCATCAAAAAGCCTCGATGTGGCCTGGTTATCTCTCAAATGCCGAAAAACCAGGCTTCTGTTGTGGGTACTGTCTTCCTTTGACCTTGTAATGATAGGCTCCACAAAGCTCCTAAGCGCCTTGGCCTTAGCCAGGGTGGTTACAATCCTTTCATTTTTGATCAATGCAACGGACATCGCCATCAATGTGGCTTTTCTGTGAGATGCTGTCCGGCCTAGTTTCCGCCCTCTAACTAAATGACGCATGATATTCCAATTACTTCGTTAATCGTGATTTATTCATCCAAATACTTGTCGACATCCATACCAAACTGAAGATTCTTCTCTTCGATCACTTCCATAAGCTCGGCAAGTGATTTACGTCCAAAGTTCCTGAACTTCAGCAGTTCTGTTTCATCTTTGGAAACAAGTTCGGCGATGGTGTTGATATTTGCAGATTTCAGGCAGTTATAAGCACGAACACTGAGGTTCAGATCCTCGATGCTTGTCTTGAGCATATTGGCAATACGCACCTTCTCGGCATCTACCTCATCTTCCTGCTGAGTGAACGGTTCTTCAATCTGTTCGGTGATAAACTTCTCAATATGATCCTTGAGAATTTTACCCGCTATGGTGAAGGCTTCCTTCGGATTGATGGATCCATCGGTGGACACCTCCATGGAGAGCTTCTCGTAGTCGGTTCTTTGACCCACCCGGACATTGTCCACATCAAACTTGACAGACTTGATAGGCGTGAAAACGGAATCCACAGGGATCAGATCAATATCCGCCTCGCTGTCAGCCGAAGACTCGTCTGAAGTAACGTAACCCTTGCCTCTGCCCATTCTCAATTCCATCTCTATTTCAGCACCATCCGAAAGAGTAGCAATCTCCTTGTCGATATTCAGTACCGAGTATTCCGCCGTGGCATCCGCAATGTCCTGGGCCGTCAATACAGCAGGTCCCTTTTTGGAAAGGGTGATAACGCCGCTGCTTTGCTCCACCTGCTTGAACCGCACCTCTTTAAGATTGAGGATGATATCATATACATCCTCGGAAATACCGTCTATGCTGGAATACTCGTGCTTTACTCCACGAATTTTCACAGCGGTAATGGCGATACCCGGCAGCGATGAAAGCAATACACGGCGAAAGGCATTTCCAATAGTTACCCCGAAACCTCTCTCAAGAGGTTGAAGGACAAACTTGCCAAACGTCTCGGTGGACTCTTCAACAACAAGGCTGTCGGGCATTAACAAATTATTCGTGCTCATAAGGCAAACGATTTACTATGATTACAGTCTTCAAAAAATTATTTCGAATACAACTCAACGATAAGCTGAACATTGATATTCTCGGGGATATCCTCCATGTCAGGATAATGGAGGAATTTACCGCTCAAGGATTTACGGTCTACCTCAAGCCATTTGTGCTTTCTTCTGGCAGTATTTTTGACGGAATCGTCAATAATATCCAGGTTTCTTGATTTGGGCCTTACCGAAACGACATCACCTTCTCTCAAAGAATAGGAAGGAACATTGAGAACATTTCCGTTCACCACAATATGGCGGTGGGTTATCAGCTGACGCGCCTGCCTTCGTGTGCGCGCGAATCCCATCCGAAACACCGTGTTGTCCAGCCGCGCTTCAAGATACTTCATCAGGTTCTCACCTGTGATGCCCTCTTTTGCATTCGCCTTGTCGAAAAGGTTCCGGAACTGCCTTTCAAGCATCCCGTAAGTGTACTTCGCCTTTTGCTTTTCATCAAGCTGGATGGCATACTCCGATTTCTTCATCCTTCTGGAGCGACCATGTTCACCGGGGCCGTAAGGTTTGCGTTCCAGAGCCTTGCTCGGACCAAAAATCGGCTCTTTGAATCTTCTTGCTCTTTTTTGCTTGGGACCAGTATATCTTGCCATGTTCTCTTTTAACTATCGGTGTTTAGACTCTTCTTCGCTTTGGTGGACGGCAGCCATTGTGCGGAATTGGTGTTTTATCCGTAATCACCTGTACTTCCAGGCCGGATGTTGCCAGAGCTCTGATAGCCGCTTCACGACCGGATCCCGGGCCTTTTACAAAGACATCCACTTTTCTGAGCCCCATATCATACGCTGCTTTTGCGGCAGTCTGAGAGCTCAGCTGGGCTGCATAAGGGGTATTTTTGCGGGAGCCTTTAAATCCTTCCCTTCCGGAGGTTGACCAGGACAAAACATTCCCTTCCACATCGGTAATTGTAACCGTAACGTTATTGAAGGTAGCCTTGACATACGCTCGCCCATTCGGATCGGACAGCTGCTTTTTCTTCTTTTTGGAAGCCGTTGTTTTTGCTTGCTTTTTTGCCATAATTGTACTGAGTAAGTAAAACGGTTACTTTCTTGGAGCCACTTTCTTTCCGGCAACGGTGCGCCGGCGTCCTTTCCGGGTACGCGCATTGGTTTTGGTGCGCTGCCCCCTCAGAGGCAACCCTTTCCGGTGCCTGAGACCACGGTACGAACCGATATCCATCAGGCGCTTGATATTTGCGTTCACCTCGGAACGTAACGCTCCCTCGGTTTTGAACTCATTTTCAATTTCCTTGCGAATCCTGGATACTTCATCCTCATCCCAATCATTGACCTTCTTGTCCTGATCAATTCCAAGGTTGTCCAGAATAATCCGGGAACGAGTTCTGCCAATTCCAAAGATGTAGGTGAGTCCAATGACTCCACGCTTGTTTTTAGGTAAATCTACTCCTGCTATTCGAGCCATACGTGTGATTCCCTGCTTTTACCCTTGTCGTTGTTTGTGACGCGGATTCTTTTTATTAATGACATATACACGACCCTTTCGGCGGACAATTTTGTCTCCGGGGCCTCTTTTTCGAACGGATGCTTTCGTTTTCATCTTCTTGCCTGTTTCTGAATTCCTGTGTAAAACCACCCCGGAAATGTAATAGCTGCCTGACCGGAATGTTCTCTAAACTATTTGTATCGATATGTGATTCTTCCTTTGCTTAAATCGTAAGGTGACATTTCCACCGTTACCTTGTCACCAGGCAAAATTTTGATATAGTACATTCGCATTTTGCCCGAAACATGCGCCAGTATCTCATGCCCGTTCTCCAACTCTACACGAAACTGAGCGTTTGGCAATGCTTCCAAAATGGTTCCTTCCTGCTTTATGGGCTCCTGTTTAGCCATGGGTCACAAGACTGTCAATTTGAATTCTGGTTATCTCCTCAATATAGGAAAAAGTACTCAAAATATCAGGTTCCCCATCCCGGACAACCACGTCGTGCTCGTAATGAGCCGAATTCTTGCCGTCAGCCGTTTTGATGGTCCAGCCATCTTCGAGAGTCTTTATTTGATGGCCGCCCTGGGTAATCATCGGTTCAATGGCAATGGTCGTTCCGCTTCTGAGCCTTTTTCCTTTTCCGGCTTTTCCATAATTGGGAATTGCCGGATCCTCATGAAGCCTTCTTCCAATGCCGTGTCCGACCAGCTCCCGAATGACACCATATCCGGCAGACTCACAATGCGACTGGATTGCCGCACCGATATCACCGGTTTTATTTCCATGCCGAGCCTGGTCAATTCCAAGATACAGTGACTCAATCGTTCGCTTCAGCAACTTCATTGTCTCTTCGTCATATTCTTCAACCACA
Coding sequences within:
- a CDS encoding DNA-directed RNA polymerase subunit alpha yields the protein MSTNNLLMPDSLVVEESTETFGKFVLQPLERGFGVTIGNAFRRVLLSSLPGIAITAVKIRGVKHEYSSIDGISEDVYDIILNLKEVRFKQVEQSSGVITLSKKGPAVLTAQDIADATAEYSVLNIDKEIATLSDGAEIEMELRMGRGKGYVTSDESSADSEADIDLIPVDSVFTPIKSVKFDVDNVRVGQRTDYEKLSMEVSTDGSINPKEAFTIAGKILKDHIEKFITEQIEEPFTQQEDEVDAEKVRIANMLKTSIEDLNLSVRAYNCLKSANINTIAELVSKDETELLKFRNFGRKSLAELMEVIEEKNLQFGMDVDKYLDE
- the rpsD gene encoding 30S ribosomal protein S4; its protein translation is MARYTGPKQKRARRFKEPIFGPSKALERKPYGPGEHGRSRRMKKSEYAIQLDEKQKAKYTYGMLERQFRNLFDKANAKEGITGENLMKYLEARLDNTVFRMGFARTRRQARQLITHRHIVVNGNVLNVPSYSLREGDVVSVRPKSRNLDIIDDSVKNTARRKHKWLEVDRKSLSGKFLHYPDMEDIPENINVQLIVELYSK
- the rpsK gene encoding 30S ribosomal protein S11, which produces MAKKQAKTTASKKKKKQLSDPNGRAYVKATFNNVTVTITDVEGNVLSWSTSGREGFKGSRKNTPYAAQLSSQTAAKAAYDMGLRKVDVFVKGPGSGREAAIRALATSGLEVQVITDKTPIPHNGCRPPKRRRV
- the rpsM gene encoding 30S ribosomal protein S13, producing the protein MARIAGVDLPKNKRGVIGLTYIFGIGRTRSRIILDNLGIDQDKKVNDWDEDEVSRIRKEIENEFKTEGALRSEVNANIKRLMDIGSYRGLRHRKGLPLRGQRTKTNARTRKGRRRTVAGKKVAPRK
- the rpmJ gene encoding 50S ribosomal protein L36; this encodes MKTKASVRKRGPGDKIVRRKGRVYVINKKNPRHKQRQG
- the infA gene encoding translation initiation factor IF-1; protein product: MAKQEPIKQEGTILEALPNAQFRVELENGHEILAHVSGKMRMYYIKILPGDKVTVEMSPYDLSKGRITYRYK
- the map gene encoding type I methionyl aminopeptidase is translated as MVYLKNENEIEKMRVSAQLVSRTLAKVAGFVRDGVSTAKLNEVAEEYISKKGGTPAFKGYGPRSNPFPGALCISVNDEVVHGIPGERVLKAGDIVSIDCGIHKDGFVGDSAYTFVVEEYDEETMKLLKRTIESLYLGIDQARHGNKTGDIGAAIQSHCESAGYGVIRELVGHGIGRRLHEDPAIPNYGKAGKGKRLRSGTTIAIEPMITQGGHQIKTLEDGWTIKTADGKNSAHYEHDVVVRDGEPDILSTFSYIEEITRIQIDSLVTHG